A single Arachidicoccus sp. BS20 DNA region contains:
- a CDS encoding alpha/beta fold hydrolase has product MQKILFYHGGPGLNGNPERNLLASMYKTANLDLQVWDEPSLLRGTLKELNTRTHFEQLLHSAEDFLLQHYDGTPLHLFGSSWGAQVVAWLQQNHSDKVASIILSAPCFDIYKADHNIFTFIAQDYKGNNDDSNFEKMQQVIERLSGSFDDNAIKGWELALANPGFLNYYWTNTEAQAKYLANFIAPEYGFDIENFFAVRKSMTDIHIIPTSTKTIIVYGARDKIVIIPEEMDFIKEKFPRHVIYRLEHSSHYPHIEEAQRVADIIAAEV; this is encoded by the coding sequence ATGCAAAAGATACTTTTTTATCACGGCGGTCCCGGGCTTAACGGCAATCCGGAACGCAACCTGCTGGCGTCTATGTACAAAACCGCGAATTTGGATTTGCAGGTTTGGGATGAGCCTTCGCTATTGAGAGGCACTTTAAAAGAGTTGAACACACGCACGCATTTTGAGCAATTGCTGCATAGCGCAGAAGACTTTCTGTTACAGCACTATGACGGAACGCCGCTGCATTTATTCGGAAGCAGCTGGGGCGCCCAAGTGGTTGCATGGCTTCAACAAAATCATAGTGATAAAGTCGCTTCAATAATTTTGTCTGCCCCTTGTTTTGATATATACAAAGCCGACCATAATATTTTCACTTTTATTGCGCAAGATTACAAGGGAAATAATGATGATAGTAATTTTGAAAAAATGCAGCAAGTAATTGAACGTTTATCCGGCTCATTCGATGATAATGCAATAAAAGGCTGGGAGCTGGCATTGGCAAATCCGGGATTTTTAAATTATTACTGGACAAACACAGAAGCACAGGCAAAATATCTTGCCAACTTTATAGCACCCGAATATGGATTTGATATCGAAAATTTTTTCGCCGTAAGAAAATCTATGACCGATATACATATCATTCCTACCTCGACAAAAACAATTATTGTATATGGTGCGCGTGACAAGATTGTAATCATACCGGAAGAAATGGATTTTATAAAAGAAAAGTTTCCCCGTCATGTAATATACAGGCTGGAGCATTCGTCTCATTATCCGCATATTGAAGAAGCGCAGCGTGTGGCGGATATAATAGCTGCCGAAGTATAA
- a CDS encoding response regulator transcription factor: MPAYKKFSYSYEGYLREIYYDKEQSDEHDVLELFAKLQGFANTGFGALPLLFIIDYRKREYILYSDAVRQIAGYHPRDFLDSGLEMLLYVYQKDDFKIYNEKIFSRNCEFLRSIPQSEHENYLFSYTFRISDAKGKHQQIWQRGSYITSPETGLPLYSLGICLNLTAVKTDTRMVHTIEKMNRNSPANLMMETNYFFPNEEDKLFSKREKEVLLYMADGLSTKQIADKMRVADTTVITYRKKMMEKSNTKNTAALIAYSTQNRII, translated from the coding sequence ATGCCTGCTTATAAAAAGTTCTCATACTCATACGAAGGATATCTGCGGGAGATTTATTACGACAAAGAGCAATCTGATGAACATGATGTTCTGGAGTTGTTTGCCAAGCTGCAAGGTTTTGCCAATACGGGATTTGGGGCGCTCCCATTACTTTTTATCATAGATTACAGAAAGCGGGAATATATTTTATACTCCGATGCCGTTCGCCAGATAGCGGGCTATCATCCGCGCGATTTTTTGGATTCCGGGCTGGAGATGCTTTTGTATGTTTACCAGAAAGACGATTTTAAAATTTATAACGAAAAAATCTTTTCCCGCAACTGTGAATTTCTCCGGTCCATACCACAAAGCGAGCACGAGAACTATTTGTTTTCTTACACATTTCGCATTAGCGATGCAAAAGGAAAGCATCAGCAAATATGGCAAAGAGGTAGTTATATTACTTCGCCGGAAACGGGACTTCCATTATATTCTTTGGGCATTTGCCTTAACCTTACGGCTGTGAAAACAGATACCCGCATGGTACACACGATTGAGAAAATGAATAGAAACAGCCCTGCCAATTTAATGATGGAAACCAATTATTTCTTCCCCAACGAAGAAGACAAATTGTTTTCAAAAAGAGAAAAAGAAGTATTGCTGTACATGGCAGACGGGCTTTCTACCAAGCAAATTGCAGATAAAATGCGCGTTGCAGATACAACCGTTATTACCTACCGGAAAAAAATGATGGAAAAATCCAATACTAAAAATACTGCTGCATTGATAGCCTACAGTACACAAAACAGAATAATTTAG